Below is a window of Allomuricauda ruestringensis DSM 13258 DNA.
GCATGGCTGGATCAGGCTCCCGCCCATTGTCCAATATTCCTCACTGCTGCCTCCCGTAGGAGTCTGGTCCGTGTCTCAGTACCAGTGTGGGGGATCCCCCTCTCAGGGCCCCTAACCATCGCTGCCTTGGTGGGCCGTTACCCCACCAACTAACTAATGGTACGCATGGCCATCCCTGTCCGATAAATCTTTAACCGCAATATCATGCGATATCGCGGTACCATGGGGCATTAATCCAAGTTTCCCTGGGCTATTCCCCTGACAGGGGCAGGTTCCATACGCGTTCCGCACCCGTGCGCCGGTCGTCATCAAGAAAGCAAGCTTTCCTATGTTACCCCTCGACTTGCATGTGTTAGGCCTGCCGCTAGCGTTCATCCTGAGCCAGGATCAAACTCTTCATTGTATTTCCTTGAATGTCTGTCCGACACCCGGAAACCCGAGTCCCTGCATCAAAATGGTTTATTCTTAATTCTACGCTGTCGTTACAATATGTATATGAACTTCTTTACTTTTTTCCAAACTCAAAAGGACTCTCTTCTCATAAAATCCCCTCTCGTCAACGCCCTGCCTTATCAGCTAAGCGGGTGCAAATATACGCACCTTATTTCCTTACCGCAAAATGTTTTTCAATATTTTTTTGAAAAAAAATCAGTTAAATTATAAGTGCTTGTTTTTCAGTATTTCCTTGTTTTGCTTCTCATCAAATTTTATGAAAAGAAATTCCAAACCAACCCAAATCTAATCACAAAATCCCGGTATGGATAATTTGGTGAGGAGTAATAATTAGGTTCTGAAAAAATGGAATTCAGGTGTTCTGCCTTTAAATAAATCCTGGTTTGCTTCACTTTGGCATTTATAAAAACATCCAATAGCGGATATCCTCCCAACTCTTCGTTATTCTGAATATAGAACTCGCCCAACAATGGGTTATAGGCATTCATATTATAGGAAGTGAAATATTTAAAGGTTACTCCTGTTTGCAAGAACATGGCTTTCTTAAATACATCGCTTGAAAAGTACAGACTATTTCTTGTTACCACTTGGGGAAGATTGAGCACTTGATTGTCCTGCGTTACCTCCTGATACATTACGGTGTTCATCAACGCCCACTTTCGCCACTTCACTTCTTTTATATACTTCGCCTTTAGGTGATTTATGGTTCCCGATTCTTGAAACGGCCTCACAAAAGCAGTTTCTTGCCCCAACCCTATTTCTTCTTCACTTGCTGTAGATGCAAAGTAGGTATAATTGTCCACTACGCTATACGTTGCTTCCAACTGACCAAAATATTTTGAATCGAAACCAAACTTGATACTCTGCGTTTGCACCTTCTCGAAGGTATTGTTGTTTTGCCAATTGAAATTGCGATAATCACTTTGATATAGCAAATAATTAAAGTCTGGCATCCGTGAAGAAATATGTATGGCGCCCGTTATTGAATTGTTGTCATTTAACCGATATCTCGCCATGGCATCAAAATTATTACCGGTAAGGTCTCCAGAAACGGTGTAGTTTACGTTTCCTTTTAGAAAAAATGGCCCTAAAGTGTTACTATATGACCCTCCAACCGAAATTTCCTCACCTTTCAATTTGTTTTGAATGGTTTCTTCCTCAGTTATAAGAAGACTATTGAAGAAGTAATTATAGTTGTACAAGCTTATATTACCAGACAATCTGCCCAAGGTTCTATTTGAAAACCCGACTGTTCCCTTATTGAACATCGTCTTCAGCCGGGCCCTATCTTCAATTGGGGTTAAAAACGGGTCTTGACCAAATGCATCATTCTGTCGGGTTTGTTCAAAATCGTATATTTTGGATTCGTAACTAAACTCATGCCCGATGACCAAGGTGGTTGGTTCTTTGTCCGTTGAATCTTTTTTGTGGTTGACCAATTTGTATTGGTGGTCCAGGAAATAGCGCTTTCCCAATATTCGATTGTTGGCATCGGTATACAGTAAATCGATTTTTGCCCTATCCTGAAAATCGGGCAAATCATCCTCAAATTGACTTCTATCCTGTAAGCCACCACTTTCTTCGCTTTCCATCTCTTGGGCCGCTATGTGTCCTTGAAGGCCATATCTTCCATTTTGGGTGAGATAATTAAAGGCTACCCTAAATTTCCCATCCTGCGCTTCTTCATACCTGTATTTTCCCAATGAGCGAAAACCATTGTAGGCTATAGATGCGTTAAATCGCTTGGACACATTAAAGGCAAGTAGCGCATCCAAAAACTGTCCTTGCTCCATGGTTGTCTTGAACATAAGCTCTGTCATCGGAGTAGGGACATTATAATAGTTGATGTCCTCCTTTTCAAAATATCCTGGATGTTTTGCAGTAGCTCCTATCCGTGGATAATAGGGTGTTTCCAAGAAGTTCTTACCAAGCTCGTTATAAGGTTGCCCCATATTGGTAAAAGGCATCAACTCAAAATCATCTTTTCTAAGATAATTGTACTTATACTCTTTTTTTATGGTTAAAGTGGTGTCCACATAGATGGTATCGCGTTGGTACGAAATTATTTTATAATCACGGATACTTATGGAATCCTCCTTTTTAACTCCCAACCTATCCATTCCCTTATCTTTTAATTTTCGCCTTGTGGAATCCTTTGGAATTGAATCCTTGGATTTAGTCAAAAGGGAGTCTTTATCCTGAAGCTGTAAGGAATCTGCCTGTTTTGTTGGTGGCAGCGAGTCTTGCTGCGCCATAAGGACATGGCCAAAAAATAAAAGCAGGGTCAATATTAAAAATCTCATTCCGTGATATTGGTTGGGCAAAGGTAAAAGTTTTGTTACTAAAGAAATGTGAAAAGTTGATGCATAAAAAAACCCCGCCAATTGGCGGGGTTTTCACTAAAACTTATATAACAGCTCAAAACTAGTTTTGAGTTGAAATGCTTGGATTGTTTTGGATTTCCGACTGAGGAATCTCAAAGGTCAATCTTTCATCATCGTAATTGATTGCGGTACCTACATTTGAAAGGTGATTGTCCCCCCTAACAACGGTTCCTTGGTTTCTCTTTAGAGAAAGGTAACTTTTCCCCTCTCCCCAAAGCTCAATACGAGTTTGAAGATAAATCTCGTCCAATAGTGCCTGTCCGGAAAGACCATCAATATAAGCCGTACTCGGCAATCTCTCTGCCAACAAATCCTTCAATATGGTTCTTGCCGTTCCGGCTTCACCTGCCTTGGCAGCAGCCTCTGCGTGCAATAAATACATTTCTGCCACCCTTAAGTAAACATAATCTGTAGTAATGTTGGCCTGACCACCTATTACTCTGTCCGGATGGTAGAATTTGTTCAAAGGCATTAGGTCCGTATATTCCCCGATTGGCTCGGCAAACTGCTGCTTACGCACATCGTCCTCTGGAATGGCTGCATAAAGGTCGGAGTCGATAGCCTTGGCATCGCCTGCCCAGGCATAACTATAGGTGAAAAGGTCCATTTGTCCCCACCAAGAAACAAGTCCAAGACCGGCATCAACCGTTAGGTCAACGCCCCAAATCCATCCTGAGGTGTTCAAATCGTTGAAACCGCCCAAAACTTCTTCTGAGCTCATCAGTGTATAGCCTCCATTGATAACTGCTTGTGTCAATTCCATCACTTCTTCGTGACTATCGCCCTTTGACGCAAGAACGTAAGCTAGAATAGCCTGTGCCACTGTTTTGTCAACTTGACCTTTTGAGCCTCTGGCAAAACCGTCCAACAAAGAAATAGACTCATTTAGATCCTTTTCCATAAGAGTATAAATCTCTGCAGTAGTCACCTTTGGCCCATTCAGGTCGTCCGGGCTATCGTAGATAGGCAGAATCTCAGCTGAAGGGTCGTAGGAATTTGAAAAGTATTGGGTCAAATAGAAGTAAGCATGTGCACGAAGCGTTTTTGCTTGTCCCATCAAATATTTATTTTCATCCAATTCAGGAATTACATCATTACCGCCCAAGGCATCGATTACCAAGTTCGCAGAACGAACAATGCGATAATAATATCTCCAAACAATATAGTTCCTTGTTCTAGTAAAATCCTGGGTTGCTTGGAACTCCGTGATATCTGCTCTGTACCATCCGTATGTACTTACTGAAAGTGCCATATCCCCGGAAAGCATGTCTCCGTAAATGTCATATCCCTTGTGACCAAAGTCATCATGACCTGTAGTACCCCCACTGCCCGTATCGAACATTGTTGAGTAGATACCCGAAATTGTTCCTTCAATTACCGCTGGGTTATTGGCTGCCGCCTCCCCAACTTGCTCTTGCGTTAAGAACTCGGACGGTTGCTCGTCCAAAAAATCCTTACCACAGCCCGCCAACAACAATAGCGAGGCTATAACTGAAAATTTTATATTACTGTTTTTCATAACTTTTTTTTCTAAAATTTAACTCTTACACCCAAGGTCACTGTAGTCAAAGGAGCGTAGATTTGCCTCTCTGAACTACCATCCTCCCTGATTGATGGGTTATAACCTTGTCTGGCCGTCTTGATTGCCAAGTTATCCCCGGACAACCAAATGTTCACGTTTTTCAATCCCATTCTTTCGATATCCTTTCTGGGCAAGGTATATCCAATCTTGGCATTGTTGAATGCAATGTAGTCTGTGCTTACCAACCATCTGGTCGTTCCGACTCTTTGGTCTTGACCAGTAGCATCATCCAAACGGGGTACATCGGTAACATCGCCAGGGTTTTGCCATCTCTGAGCAATATCCTTATGGAAGTTTGTGGAGGCTGCACCGAAGTTATCGCTCATCAACTCAGAATACTGATTGTCCATCGCCCATCCTCCAAGGCTATATGTAAACTGCGCAGAGAAATCGAAATTCTTCACTTGGGCCGCCAACCTAAATGCTCCTCTTAAATCTGGAATTCCGGACTTGCCCACATACTTTTGAGTCGCATCGGCATAAGTCTCGGTAGTTTGTCTTGCAACATTGGCATCAGGGTTTTCATCCATATATGCCATCATGTCCGCAATACCATCTTCCCCATCATCAAGGGTACCGTTTCCGTTGGTATCGTTAAAGTACTGATAATACATACCCACACCATTGTCTGGATTTACACCTGCCCATTCCCTGATATAAAAATCATAGATAGAGCTTCCTTTGGAATATCCATAAGGAGATGCAGAAGTATCCAAAATTCTTGGCTCACCTGTTGAAGGTTCAAGGGGCATGGTCAAAATCTCGTTGTTCACGTGGGAACCGTTGATAGAAAGATCCAATTTAAAATCTTCCTTGTTAAAGATATGTCCTGTAAGGTCAAATTCAACACCTTGGTTCAACAATTCACCGTCGTTTACCGTAACAATTGCAATACCTTGTGATGGCCCAACCCTTCTCTCAAAAATCAGGTTGTCCGTCTTTTTGCTATAGAAATCAACAACACCGTCCAAATATCTTCCAAGTCCAAACTCGATACCTGTCTGGAACATTTTTGAAGTCTCCCATGTCAGGTCAGGGTTTCCATTGTCCCTGATAGAAAGGGAAATTCGGTCGTTAAGGTTGTTGATGTCGTAAGTATCGTATGCGATGTAATAATCATTTTCATCAACTGCTTGATCACCGGTAAGCCCGTAAGACGCTTTCAACTTCAAGAAATCGAAAACACCGTTGCCGGACATGAAGTCTTCATTGGAGATAACCCATGCTGCACCAACCGAACCGAAGGTACCCCATTTTTCGTTGATAAACCTAGAAGAACCGTCCCTACGTACCGATGCGGTCAAGAAATATTTCTTATCGTAATCATAGTTTACCTGACCAAAGTAAGACTCAATGCTATACCCTCTGGAAAAACCGGAAGGAGGTCCTTGCGAAACAACAAAGTTGTTCAACTCATAAATATCGGGGTGTACCGCCAATCTTTTTGAAGCAACACTTTGCTCTCTCTCGAACTGGTTGTTCTCATGGGCAACCAAGGCTTCAATGGAGTGGCTACCAAATTCAGTCTGGTAACGCAACAGTTTCAAGAAATTGGTTGTCAAGAAATTCCTGTCCCTTTGGTACAAGCTACCACCAGTGGAAATACCACCACCATAGAATGGGTTAGTGAATGACTTATAACGTTCAGTGGCAAATTGCGCACCGAAACGAGTTTCAAAGGTCAATCCTTTGGCAATATCAATATCCAATGAAAAGTTTCCATTCACCTCATGCCTGTCTGTACCAACATAATCGTACAATGCTGATGCAATAGGGTTCAACTGGTCAGCGTTTGGTCTTGACCTGAATCCAGAAGCCGTACCGTAATCGTACTGATAACCTCCAAATATTGGATCTTCAACCAATTGAGCATTATCGTCCCTTAAGAATACCGGGAATATCGGCGCCATTTTATCGGCGAATTCAAACAGGTTCTCAGAACCATCTGTTTGACCGTTGTTTCTACTTTTTGAGTAGGCGTAACCTGCATTAACACCGACTTTTAACCATTTTTTTACTTGCGAATCTGCATTCAATCTGGCAGTATACCTTTGGTATCCAGTGTTGATGGCATATCCATTATCATCAAGATAACCAACGGAAGCAAAGTATTTACTTTTTTCGTCGCCACCTCCCATTCTTAAGTTGGTTTCTGTCCTGATAGCGGCATCGAATGCCAAATCAGCATATCTCTCGGGAGTGTACTTTCTTGTTACGCCCGGTCTAACAGTACCGGTAGCCGGATCAATCAATTCACCTCCATCGGCAACGTTCCACATATTGTACCCAGAAGCTACATAATTGGCCGTAAACAAGTTGTCGTTGGCAAAAGCTACAGGATCGGCCTCACCGTCCAATGCCGCACCATTGCGAATACCTTCCCACACGTAACCAATGTACTCTTCGGGAGAGGTTAGCACATTGTATCTTGGAATCAACTGCATGTTGAAACCTGATTTCACATCAACCTCAACAAAAGATTCGTTGGCCGTACCTGTTTTAGTGGTAATCAAAATAACACCATTGGCGCCACGAGAACCATAAATTGCAGTTGCCGTAGCATCCTTAAGTACGGTTGTTGTTTTGATATCCCCAGGGTTAATCGAGTTGATACTTCCCGTAAAAGGAACACCATCAACTACATACAAAGGGTCTCTGTTACCATTAACGGAGCCATACCCCCTTACACGGATAGTGGAAGAAGTACCTGGCTGCCCAGATTGGTTGATTACGGTAACACCCGCAACCTCACCTGCCAATGCCTGGGAAACGTTGGAAAAGGATTTCACCTCTAAGGCTTCGGCCTCAACAACAGATGCCGTACCCGCAAAGGCTTGCTTTGTTGTGGTACCATAACCTACAACAACCACCTCTTCCAGTGCTTGGGCATCGTCCTGCATCTGCACATTAATAGTGGATGATGCGCCAACAGTTCTCTCTACGGTCGCCTGACCGATATAACTGAAACGCAAAACTTGTCCTTCGGAAGCTGAGATGGTGTAATTTCCATCAAAATCTGTTTGTGTTCCATTAGACGTTCCTACAACGACTATGGAAACACCAGGAAGCGGCAGACTATTTTGGTCCGTCACGTTACCTGAAACTGTTTTCTCTTGTCCAAAAGAGAAAGACATGCATAACACCAAGAAAGGTGTTAGCATCCATGCTAACTTAGCTCTCATTTATTTCATTTTTTGAATTAGTCCGCTCAAAAATCAATATAAAAAGTTAATATTCAAAAAAATTAACAACCTTGCACATCGAATGTTAGGGTGATACTAATCAGTATTTTTCATAATTTTAACATATTATACGCAAGCCAAAGCCTTGTTTATTGGGTATGTAGGATTTTTTTTAACCTTTTGTTAGTAATTATGTTTTTCTGCAGAAATCATTTGTTAAATTTTCAAGAAGTATGTTAAAGTCCTGTTACCGTTCTTACTTTGAAGCTGGAACCGACGAAGCTGGAAGAGGCTGTTTAGCTGGTCCCGTTACTGCTGCAGCGATTACATTGCCTGAAAATTTTAATAATAACATATTAAATGACTCCAAACAGCTTTCTGAGGCTAAACGGACCATATTAAGGCCAATTTTGGAAAAAGAAGCGGTTTCTTTCTCCGTATGTCACGTTTTCGAAGATGATATCGATGAAATAAACATTTTAAACGCCTCTTTCTTGGCCATGCACCGTGCCATAGACAAGTTGGTGCCTTTACCTTCATTTTTAATAGTGGACGGTAACCGTTTTAAACCCTACCCCAACATTGACCACGAATGCATAGTTAAAGGAGAC
It encodes the following:
- a CDS encoding RagB/SusD family nutrient uptake outer membrane protein; the encoded protein is MKNSNIKFSVIASLLLLAGCGKDFLDEQPSEFLTQEQVGEAAANNPAVIEGTISGIYSTMFDTGSGGTTGHDDFGHKGYDIYGDMLSGDMALSVSTYGWYRADITEFQATQDFTRTRNYIVWRYYYRIVRSANLVIDALGGNDVIPELDENKYLMGQAKTLRAHAYFYLTQYFSNSYDPSAEILPIYDSPDDLNGPKVTTAEIYTLMEKDLNESISLLDGFARGSKGQVDKTVAQAILAYVLASKGDSHEEVMELTQAVINGGYTLMSSEEVLGGFNDLNTSGWIWGVDLTVDAGLGLVSWWGQMDLFTYSYAWAGDAKAIDSDLYAAIPEDDVRKQQFAEPIGEYTDLMPLNKFYHPDRVIGGQANITTDYVYLRVAEMYLLHAEAAAKAGEAGTARTILKDLLAERLPSTAYIDGLSGQALLDEIYLQTRIELWGEGKSYLSLKRNQGTVVRGDNHLSNVGTAINYDDERLTFEIPQSEIQNNPSISTQN
- a CDS encoding ribonuclease HII, producing MLKSCYRSYFEAGTDEAGRGCLAGPVTAAAITLPENFNNNILNDSKQLSEAKRTILRPILEKEAVSFSVCHVFEDDIDEINILNASFLAMHRAIDKLVPLPSFLIVDGNRFKPYPNIDHECIVKGDGKYMSIAAASVLAKTYRDEYMAKIHEEFPMYNWKKNKGYPTKEHREAIKQYGLTKYHRKSFRQLPEQLTLDI
- a CDS encoding SusC/RagA family TonB-linked outer membrane protein, encoding MRAKLAWMLTPFLVLCMSFSFGQEKTVSGNVTDQNSLPLPGVSIVVVGTSNGTQTDFDGNYTISASEGQVLRFSYIGQATVERTVGASSTINVQMQDDAQALEEVVVVGYGTTTKQAFAGTASVVEAEALEVKSFSNVSQALAGEVAGVTVINQSGQPGTSSTIRVRGYGSVNGNRDPLYVVDGVPFTGSINSINPGDIKTTTVLKDATATAIYGSRGANGVILITTKTGTANESFVEVDVKSGFNMQLIPRYNVLTSPEEYIGYVWEGIRNGAALDGEADPVAFANDNLFTANYVASGYNMWNVADGGELIDPATGTVRPGVTRKYTPERYADLAFDAAIRTETNLRMGGGDEKSKYFASVGYLDDNGYAINTGYQRYTARLNADSQVKKWLKVGVNAGYAYSKSRNNGQTDGSENLFEFADKMAPIFPVFLRDDNAQLVEDPIFGGYQYDYGTASGFRSRPNADQLNPIASALYDYVGTDRHEVNGNFSLDIDIAKGLTFETRFGAQFATERYKSFTNPFYGGGISTGGSLYQRDRNFLTTNFLKLLRYQTEFGSHSIEALVAHENNQFEREQSVASKRLAVHPDIYELNNFVVSQGPPSGFSRGYSIESYFGQVNYDYDKKYFLTASVRRDGSSRFINEKWGTFGSVGAAWVISNEDFMSGNGVFDFLKLKASYGLTGDQAVDENDYYIAYDTYDINNLNDRISLSIRDNGNPDLTWETSKMFQTGIEFGLGRYLDGVVDFYSKKTDNLIFERRVGPSQGIAIVTVNDGELLNQGVEFDLTGHIFNKEDFKLDLSINGSHVNNEILTMPLEPSTGEPRILDTSASPYGYSKGSSIYDFYIREWAGVNPDNGVGMYYQYFNDTNGNGTLDDGEDGIADMMAYMDENPDANVARQTTETYADATQKYVGKSGIPDLRGAFRLAAQVKNFDFSAQFTYSLGGWAMDNQYSELMSDNFGAASTNFHKDIAQRWQNPGDVTDVPRLDDATGQDQRVGTTRWLVSTDYIAFNNAKIGYTLPRKDIERMGLKNVNIWLSGDNLAIKTARQGYNPSIREDGSSERQIYAPLTTVTLGVRVKF
- a CDS encoding putative porin, yielding MRFLILTLLLFFGHVLMAQQDSLPPTKQADSLQLQDKDSLLTKSKDSIPKDSTRRKLKDKGMDRLGVKKEDSISIRDYKIISYQRDTIYVDTTLTIKKEYKYNYLRKDDFELMPFTNMGQPYNELGKNFLETPYYPRIGATAKHPGYFEKEDINYYNVPTPMTELMFKTTMEQGQFLDALLAFNVSKRFNASIAYNGFRSLGKYRYEEAQDGKFRVAFNYLTQNGRYGLQGHIAAQEMESEESGGLQDRSQFEDDLPDFQDRAKIDLLYTDANNRILGKRYFLDHQYKLVNHKKDSTDKEPTTLVIGHEFSYESKIYDFEQTRQNDAFGQDPFLTPIEDRARLKTMFNKGTVGFSNRTLGRLSGNISLYNYNYFFNSLLITEEETIQNKLKGEEISVGGSYSNTLGPFFLKGNVNYTVSGDLTGNNFDAMARYRLNDNNSITGAIHISSRMPDFNYLLYQSDYRNFNWQNNNTFEKVQTQSIKFGFDSKYFGQLEATYSVVDNYTYFASTASEEEIGLGQETAFVRPFQESGTINHLKAKYIKEVKWRKWALMNTVMYQEVTQDNQVLNLPQVVTRNSLYFSSDVFKKAMFLQTGVTFKYFTSYNMNAYNPLLGEFYIQNNEELGGYPLLDVFINAKVKQTRIYLKAEHLNSIFSEPNYYSSPNYPYRDFVIRFGLVWNFFS